From the genome of Candidatus Endomicrobium procryptotermitis, one region includes:
- the prfA gene encoding peptide chain release factor 1 produces MFHEKLKLLNERFKEVEKKLSDSSVIADKEQYRELTKQHSYLKPLSEKYYEYDKLISDMQGAEELKKSDDAEIREMAQTEYDELSAEREKLDSEIKILLLPPDPNENKNIIVEIRAGTGGEEAALFVGDLFRMYTRYAERNGWKFEIMDSNPTGLGGYKEVIFEISGNKVWRYMKFERGAHRVQRVPETEASGRVHTSAVTVAVLPEAEDVDVEIKIEDLRIDTYRASGAGGQHVNKTDSAIRITHLPTGLVVACQDERSQIKNRAKAFKVLRAKLYEQKLLEHEKQLSSERKQQVGSGDRSEKIRTYNFPQNRITDHRIGYSVYNITEVMDGDLAELSNKLIDDDAQANLAAN; encoded by the coding sequence ATGTTTCATGAAAAATTAAAATTATTAAACGAACGGTTTAAAGAAGTTGAAAAAAAGCTAAGCGATTCATCTGTTATCGCTGATAAGGAACAATATCGCGAACTTACAAAACAGCATTCGTATCTTAAACCTCTTTCGGAAAAATATTACGAATACGATAAACTTATTTCAGATATGCAAGGCGCAGAAGAATTGAAAAAGTCTGATGATGCTGAAATAAGAGAAATGGCTCAGACGGAATATGACGAGCTGTCGGCTGAAAGGGAGAAATTGGATTCTGAAATTAAAATTCTTCTTCTTCCGCCCGATCCAAATGAAAATAAAAATATTATCGTCGAAATACGTGCAGGCACAGGAGGAGAGGAAGCCGCACTGTTTGTCGGAGATTTGTTTAGAATGTATACGAGATATGCCGAAAGGAACGGGTGGAAATTTGAAATTATGGATTCAAATCCTACTGGACTTGGCGGATATAAAGAAGTTATTTTTGAAATCAGTGGAAATAAAGTGTGGCGTTATATGAAATTTGAAAGGGGTGCGCACAGGGTTCAGCGCGTTCCTGAAACTGAAGCTTCCGGCAGGGTTCATACGTCGGCTGTTACGGTTGCAGTTCTTCCCGAGGCTGAAGACGTCGATGTTGAAATTAAAATAGAAGATTTGCGTATAGACACTTACAGAGCTTCAGGCGCAGGCGGGCAACATGTTAACAAAACTGATTCGGCTATTCGAATAACTCATTTGCCTACTGGTCTTGTTGTTGCCTGCCAAGATGAAAGAAGCCAGATAAAAAACAGGGCAAAAGCTTTTAAAGTTTTAAGGGCAAAACTTTACGAACAAAAGCTGCTTGAGCATGAAAAACAACTTTCCAGCGAAAGAAAGCAGCAGGTAGGAAGTGGAGACAGATCTGAGAAAATACGAACTTATAATTTTCCGCAAAATAGAATAACAGATCACCGCATAGGATACAGCGTATACAATATTACCGAAGTGATGGACGGGGATTTGGCTGAACTATCCAATAAACTTATCGATGACGATGCTCAAGCCAATCTGGCAGCAAATTAA
- the prmC gene encoding peptide chain release factor N(5)-glutamine methyltransferase has protein sequence MVDNASVYSLLKSGETFLKSNNLPDPKADAAYLLSSVLKVKRSQLTLIREQKVGEKEAELFDEYILRRSKREPAAYITGYCGFMGLEFKVNKCVLIPRAETELLVENVLNISKINKAETILDLCTGSGCIAVSLSKLGDFRKIYAVDISLDALMTAKENAVFNSVKNIEFIISDMFEALENVKFDCIVSNPPYISRAEYETLEPELRFEPKTALLAEDKGLFFYKYIASKVHKYLSGKGCIFVELNANLSKEIEKIFKQNNFKNIEIIEDYSHLPRVLKACL, from the coding sequence ATGGTGGACAATGCAAGTGTTTACAGCCTGCTTAAAAGCGGCGAAACATTTTTAAAATCAAACAATCTGCCAGATCCTAAAGCCGATGCCGCATATCTTCTTAGTTCTGTATTGAAAGTCAAACGTTCACAACTTACTTTGATAAGAGAACAGAAAGTCGGTGAAAAGGAAGCGGAACTGTTTGATGAGTATATTTTAAGACGGTCAAAACGCGAACCTGCGGCTTATATCACCGGTTATTGCGGTTTTATGGGATTAGAATTTAAAGTTAATAAATGTGTTTTGATACCTAGAGCTGAAACCGAACTGCTTGTTGAAAATGTTTTAAACATATCAAAGATAAATAAAGCGGAAACGATTTTGGATCTATGTACGGGTTCAGGTTGTATTGCAGTAAGTTTGTCAAAATTAGGAGATTTTAGAAAAATTTATGCGGTTGACATAAGTCTTGATGCTTTAATGACTGCTAAAGAAAATGCTGTTTTCAATTCGGTAAAAAATATTGAATTTATTATAAGCGATATGTTTGAAGCGCTTGAAAATGTAAAGTTTGATTGTATAGTTTCAAATCCTCCTTACATTTCACGTGCGGAATATGAAACACTTGAACCCGAACTTAGATTCGAGCCTAAAACTGCATTGCTGGCCGAAGATAAAGGGTTATTTTTTTATAAATATATAGCTTCAAAAGTGCACAAATATTTGAGTGGTAAAGGCTGCATTTTTGTAGAACTTAATGCAAACCTTTCAAAAGAAATAGAAAAGATTTTTAAACAGAATAATTTTAAAAATATAGAGATAATTGAAGATTATTCTCATTTGCCAAGGGTACTTAAAGCATGTTTGTAA
- the murA gene encoding UDP-N-acetylglucosamine 1-carboxyvinyltransferase yields the protein MDKIIINGGRKLKGTVKISGSKNSSLPILFATLLTDEPCTIENVPSLADINTTVDFLNFIGKKMLKNGSKISSLSSGKYKHIAPYDLVRKMRASVLIMGPLLARLNKVDVSLPGGCAIGARPIDIHLEAFKKLGADIEVEGGYVKTAAQKGLCGNEIEFSFPSVGATENILLAAVFAKGKTKIINAAKEPEIVDLADMLKKMGAKISGAGSKTILIEGVTKLHGVKHSVIPDRIEAATYLIAAAITKGEILLENVNPKHLKAITDKLKKCGMHIKETKNTIFVKWVRNLKRCNISTEVYPGFPTDVQAQWTALMCLLKGKSCVKENVFENRFLHVAELQRFGADLTVDGKVVNIKGVDKLSAAPVMVSDLRAGAALVLAGLAAEGKSAISRIYHLDRGYEFLERKLKKLGADIKRVESEK from the coding sequence ATGGATAAAATTATTATTAATGGCGGCAGGAAGTTAAAAGGTACGGTCAAAATTTCAGGATCTAAAAATTCGTCGCTTCCAATTCTTTTTGCTACCCTTCTAACAGACGAACCGTGTACGATTGAAAATGTTCCGTCTTTAGCCGATATAAATACTACAGTAGATTTTTTAAATTTTATTGGAAAAAAAATGCTGAAGAACGGTTCTAAAATCAGCTCTCTGTCTTCTGGAAAGTATAAACATATAGCCCCGTATGATCTTGTAAGAAAAATGAGGGCAAGCGTTTTGATTATGGGTCCGCTTTTAGCGCGTCTTAACAAAGTTGACGTTTCTCTTCCCGGCGGGTGCGCTATAGGTGCAAGACCGATTGATATACATCTTGAAGCTTTTAAAAAACTCGGCGCAGATATAGAAGTTGAAGGAGGATACGTAAAAACTGCAGCGCAAAAAGGGCTTTGTGGAAACGAAATCGAGTTTAGCTTTCCAAGCGTTGGAGCTACGGAAAATATTTTGCTGGCCGCCGTTTTTGCCAAAGGAAAAACAAAAATCATTAATGCGGCAAAAGAACCGGAAATCGTTGATTTGGCTGACATGCTTAAAAAAATGGGTGCGAAAATATCTGGAGCCGGTAGTAAAACCATATTAATTGAAGGAGTGACAAAGCTTCACGGAGTAAAACATAGCGTTATACCCGACAGAATCGAAGCTGCCACATATTTGATTGCGGCCGCAATCACAAAAGGCGAAATACTTTTGGAGAATGTAAATCCAAAACATTTAAAAGCGATAACAGACAAATTAAAAAAGTGTGGAATGCATATAAAAGAAACCAAAAATACGATTTTTGTAAAATGGGTAAGAAATTTGAAGCGCTGCAATATAAGCACCGAAGTTTATCCCGGATTTCCTACCGATGTTCAGGCTCAATGGACGGCTTTAATGTGCCTGTTGAAAGGTAAATCATGTGTTAAAGAAAACGTATTTGAAAATAGGTTTTTACATGTTGCCGAACTTCAAAGATTCGGAGCGGATTTAACTGTTGATGGAAAAGTCGTAAATATAAAAGGCGTTGATAAATTATCGGCTGCGCCGGTAATGGTTTCGGATTTAAGAGCGGGTGCCGCGTTGGTGCTGGCAGGTCTTGCTGCGGAAGGAAAAAGCGCGATTTCCAGAATATATCATTTAGACAGAGGTTACGAATTTCTCGAAAGAAAACTCAAAAAACTTGGCGCCGACATCAAAAGAGTGGAAAGTGAAAAATGA